The Nerophis lumbriciformis linkage group LG03, RoL_Nlum_v2.1, whole genome shotgun sequence genome includes the window gagttttatttatttttaatttgtactTAATGTCATTGTCAAATATTTGTTTATGTCCAAAAAAATGTGCTGGACATCCTAATGAAGCAAGAATGATGTTTTTGTCCAGCAGGAATGATGCTGACTCTGCCATTCGAGGACACGCACACGATCGAGCCGCGCTTCGGTGCCAGTTTCCCCCGCGACGCTCCACCCTCGGGCGGCCAGGATCAGCACCGCGGCggcgaagacgacgacgacgacgacgacgacgacttgCCCTGCACGTCCGCCGGCGACGACGCGGGCTCGGAGCGCGGCGACCAGGACGagcgagaggaggaggaggaggaggaggagggcgcCGCCGGGCTCCTCCACAAGAAGCGGGGCCCCCGCAAGAAGAAGCCGGCCAAGGAGCAGCACGACCGCTCCAGGATGCGCAGACACGAGGCCAACGCCCGGGAGAGGAGCCGCATGCACGGCCTGAACGCGGCGCTGGAGAGCCTCCGCAAAGTGGTGCCGTGCTACTCCAAGACGCAGAAACTGTCCAAGATCGAGACCTTGAGGCTGGCTAAGAACTACATCTGGGCGCTGTCGGAGACCCTGAGCGCGGGGAAGAGACCCGACCTGCTGGCCTTCGTGCAGACTTTGTGCAAGGGACTCTCGCAGCCCACCACCAACCTGGTGGCCGGGTGTCTGCAGCTCAACGCCCGGAACTTCCTCACGGACCACAACGGGGAGGTCATGTTCTCCGGGCGGCCGCCCTACGAGCCGGtgtactcctcctcctcctacccGGACGTGAGCACAACCCCCGGGCACAGCGGCGGCTCCTTAGACGCGTCCTCCAAGCCCTTCCGCCCGTACGGCTACGGCGGCGCCTACGAGCCCTTCCTGTACGAGAACCCGTCCCCGGAGGCCGGGAGCCCGCCTTTTGAGAGCCAGCTGAGCCCGCCGGGGAACTTGAACGGCCTTTTCTCGCTGAAGCACGACGAGCCCCCGGACTACGGCAAGGGGAGCCACTACGGGGTGCGCTACTGCGGGGCTCCGGGCCGCGCGGCCCTGGCGCACGGCTCCATGTACCGGGTGGCCCCGGAGGGCCGCTACCCGTACGACCTGCACGTCCGCGGCCAGTCCTTCCCCGCACAGGCGGAGCTCAATGCGCCTTTTCACAACTAACCATGCAACTCTCACTTTGATTTCCTCCATAAAAGTCTGCACTTTAGACGAGAAGATTGGACTTTTGAAGCACAAACGAGACTTTGACGCAC containing:
- the neurod6b gene encoding neurogenic differentiation factor 6-B, with translation MMLTLPFEDTHTIEPRFGASFPRDAPPSGGQDQHRGGEDDDDDDDDDLPCTSAGDDAGSERGDQDEREEEEEEEEGAAGLLHKKRGPRKKKPAKEQHDRSRMRRHEANARERSRMHGLNAALESLRKVVPCYSKTQKLSKIETLRLAKNYIWALSETLSAGKRPDLLAFVQTLCKGLSQPTTNLVAGCLQLNARNFLTDHNGEVMFSGRPPYEPVYSSSSYPDVSTTPGHSGGSLDASSKPFRPYGYGGAYEPFLYENPSPEAGSPPFESQLSPPGNLNGLFSLKHDEPPDYGKGSHYGVRYCGAPGRAALAHGSMYRVAPEGRYPYDLHVRGQSFPAQAELNAPFHN